From a region of the Streptomyces sp. NBC_00193 genome:
- a CDS encoding lactonase family protein, translating to MNRPSRLGEGASAPSSYDRRGFLALAGAGALAGIGWTGMSTAAGEAPRPDARHAYIGGFTIGEYGLPGLPGIGIAAVRADGRLDVRRWQRGIENPSFLTLSPDGSRLYAVSQLPDGATGAVHAYRIDGDRLHPLGSPRSSAGAAPVHLAVHPEGRFLLTANYDSGHIAVLPVAADGSLGEAVTVVRHDGRGPHPEEQRGPHPHMIAFDPAGRRVLVPDKGDDHIHVYDFDSATGGLRPAGKVRLGSGIGPRHLVFHPRGDLAYVTNELGHTVTVLSYDAGTAELRPLSHASVAPPGINPRNAPSAVHLTRDGGLLITADRGLDTVESFRVGNAGRSLALVESQPVSAKAPGTCWPRDVALDASDRYVYTANQAGQSVSAFRLDPATGRLTPAAPPLSVPSPSCVLLR from the coding sequence TTGAACCGCCCCAGCAGACTTGGCGAAGGGGCCTCGGCCCCTTCCTCCTACGACCGTCGCGGGTTCCTCGCGCTCGCCGGGGCGGGCGCCCTCGCGGGGATCGGCTGGACCGGCATGTCCACCGCCGCGGGCGAAGCGCCCCGGCCCGACGCCCGCCACGCCTACATCGGCGGCTTCACCATCGGCGAGTACGGGCTGCCGGGCCTGCCCGGCATCGGGATCGCCGCCGTGCGCGCCGACGGCCGGCTCGACGTCAGGCGGTGGCAGCGGGGGATCGAGAACCCCTCCTTCCTCACCCTCTCGCCCGACGGGTCCCGCCTCTACGCCGTCAGCCAGCTCCCGGACGGAGCCACCGGAGCCGTCCACGCCTACCGGATCGACGGGGACCGGCTCCACCCCCTCGGGAGCCCCCGCTCCAGCGCGGGCGCGGCGCCGGTGCACCTCGCCGTCCATCCCGAAGGCCGCTTCCTGCTCACGGCCAACTACGACTCGGGGCACATCGCCGTCCTGCCCGTGGCGGCCGACGGATCGCTGGGGGAGGCGGTGACCGTCGTACGCCACGACGGCCGCGGCCCGCACCCCGAGGAGCAGCGCGGTCCGCATCCGCACATGATCGCCTTCGATCCCGCGGGCCGCCGGGTGCTGGTCCCCGACAAGGGCGACGACCACATCCACGTCTACGACTTCGACTCCGCCACCGGCGGACTGCGCCCGGCCGGCAAGGTCCGGCTCGGCAGCGGCATCGGCCCGCGACACCTGGTCTTCCACCCGCGGGGAGACCTGGCCTACGTGACCAACGAACTCGGGCACACCGTCACCGTGCTGTCCTACGACGCCGGCACCGCAGAGCTCCGACCGCTCTCCCACGCGTCCGTCGCGCCGCCCGGCATCAACCCCCGCAACGCCCCCTCCGCCGTGCACCTCACGCGCGACGGCGGGCTCCTGATCACGGCCGACCGGGGGCTCGACACCGTCGAGTCCTTCCGGGTGGGCAACGCGGGCCGGAGCCTCGCGCTCGTCGAGTCCCAGCCCGTCAGCGCCAAGGCGCCGGGCACCTGCTGGCCGCGGGACGTGGCCCTCGACGCCTCCGACCGGTACGTGTACACGGCCAACCAGGCCGGGCAGTCGGTCAGTGCCTTCCGCCTGGACCCGGCCACCGGCCGGCTCACCCCGGCCGCGCCGCCGCTCTCCGTACCCAGCCCCAGCTGCGTCCTGCTGCGGTAG
- a CDS encoding AfsR/SARP family transcriptional regulator translates to MRHSQIHPWASGRPGARPGAAADTDTDTGAAMRHDGFGIRILGPLEAVNGASAHRPRGPKVRKLLALLAVRAGDIVEVDTLVEELWDGSPPPTAVSTVRTHVYHLRQELGRELGDTDVRRVITTEGTGYSLCLAPGRLDLEQFTQLYGQARTDLRAGNAEAALERLDTALGLWRGRALADVSRGRVLTGHGARIEEMRSRAQQLWIEVIMVLGRHGEVVPELLRLVAVDPLNEWLHARLIDALYRSGRRGDALRAFHHVRNVLAEELGLEPSDDLRRLQHHILAGGAAA, encoded by the coding sequence GTGAGGCACAGTCAGATCCATCCCTGGGCATCCGGCCGCCCCGGCGCGCGACCCGGTGCCGCTGCCGACACCGACACCGACACCGGTGCCGCGATGCGCCACGACGGGTTCGGCATCCGCATCCTCGGCCCGCTGGAAGCGGTCAACGGCGCCTCGGCGCACCGCCCGCGCGGCCCCAAGGTCCGCAAGCTGCTCGCCCTGCTGGCCGTCCGCGCGGGGGACATCGTCGAGGTGGACACGCTCGTGGAGGAGCTGTGGGACGGGTCGCCCCCGCCCACCGCGGTCAGCACGGTCCGTACGCACGTCTACCACCTGCGCCAGGAGCTGGGCCGGGAACTGGGCGACACCGACGTCCGCCGCGTCATCACCACCGAGGGCACGGGGTACTCGCTGTGCCTGGCCCCCGGTCGGCTGGACCTGGAGCAGTTCACCCAGCTGTACGGACAGGCCCGCACAGACCTGCGCGCCGGCAACGCCGAAGCCGCGCTGGAGCGGCTGGACACCGCGCTCGGCCTCTGGCGGGGCCGCGCGCTGGCCGATGTGAGCCGGGGACGCGTGCTGACGGGGCACGGCGCCCGCATCGAGGAAATGCGCTCGCGGGCCCAGCAGTTGTGGATCGAGGTCATCATGGTCCTGGGGCGCCACGGCGAGGTCGTGCCGGAACTGCTCCGGCTGGTCGCGGTGGACCCGCTGAACGAATGGCTGCACGCCCGCCTCATAGACGCCCTGTACCGGAGCGGGCGGCGGGGCGACGCCCTGCGCGCCTTCCACCACGTACGCAACGTACTGGCCGAGGAGTTGGGCCTGGAGCCCTCCGACGACCTGCGCCGGCTCCAGCACCACATCCTGGCCGGTGGAGCGGCCGCGTGA
- a CDS encoding response regulator transcription factor → MHTPIEPRPAAEPLRIIAVDDHSLLRRALCELIESEDDLTVVADTDTSEGLADLVERTRPHVVLLDVEMPGHHAPTVVRALTTRFPQLHVLILTMHSDAQLVQELLAHGARGYLHKSVPRESLLAALRNTASRDPHVTIALPSSGVPTVGFSTSHQTLSPREREVLTYVAAALSNRQIAVRLRITEGTVKRHLRNVFEKLGAISRIDAANKAIDARLIRRPGPEDRPGAGRG, encoded by the coding sequence ATGCACACGCCAATTGAGCCGCGCCCGGCCGCCGAACCGCTCCGCATCATCGCCGTCGACGATCACTCACTACTGCGCCGGGCCCTGTGCGAGCTGATCGAATCGGAGGACGACCTCACCGTCGTCGCCGATACGGACACCTCCGAGGGACTGGCCGACCTCGTGGAACGCACCAGACCCCACGTGGTCCTCCTCGACGTGGAAATGCCGGGTCACCACGCGCCCACCGTCGTGCGCGCCCTGACCACCCGGTTTCCCCAGTTGCACGTACTGATCCTGACCATGCACAGCGACGCGCAGCTGGTGCAGGAACTGCTCGCCCACGGAGCCCGCGGCTATCTGCACAAGAGCGTCCCGCGCGAATCGCTTCTCGCAGCGCTGCGGAACACCGCCTCCCGCGACCCGCACGTCACGATCGCCCTGCCGAGCAGCGGTGTTCCCACCGTCGGATTCAGCACCTCGCACCAGACCCTCTCGCCGCGGGAGCGGGAGGTGCTCACGTACGTCGCCGCCGCCCTGAGCAACCGGCAGATCGCCGTCCGGTTGCGCATCACCGAGGGCACCGTGAAGCGGCACCTGCGCAACGTATTCGAGAAACTCGGCGCGATATCACGCATCGACGCGGCGAACAAGGCAATTGATGCGCGGCTCATCAGAAGGCCCGGGCCGGAAGACCGCCCGGGTGCCGGAAGGGGATAG
- a CDS encoding MMPL family transporter has translation MFAAIGAFTARRRKWVVIAAVVFTLFAGVWGTGVFGSFTGGAGFDDPASESVEADKVLEGPLGRESNDVIVLYESKTAGQGAAEFGSAVRSALDGVPREGITRLSSFWDPGAQGADAYVSRDGTRMYATVQFADDNDQHQVEALTKIKTEFEAEGVTARFGGVAAMTEQVNALTGSDIARAEMLSIPILLVLLVLIFRSAVAALLPLAVGTFVALGSFVVLRVLTMFTEISSTVINVITILGLGLAIDYALFLVNRFREELHAGADVDTAVRRATATAGRTVAFSGLAVAISFAGLALFPSRFLSSMGYAAVAVVSFAVVGSLTLLPALLRYTGHRIDKWRVPLPGGRGSRGGAAKPLTQGRWYRTAHAVMRKPLLSSLAIVAVLVGLGAPLLGVNWARPGEWVLPSNGDAKVVSKTLAADFDTNPGRTMTSVVRFGGPADRSAVEAYADRLEGVAGVTSATPTAFAGNDARVTLRYAPDPMSRAAVDLVHGVRDTAAPQGAKTLVTGMPASRVDIVDMIGGRLPWMALFVAVVSFLVLFLAFGSLLLPLKSVILNLLSLLATFGAIKWIFQDGHLSGLLGFEPIGAVDANFPVLVVAIAFGLAMDYEVFLLSRVREEWEASGDPVESMAIGLQRTAKIITSAALLLVVVVGGFMTSSILFMKMIGVGLVIAVVIDATVVRGLLVPATMALMGKWAWWAPAPLARWWSRYGFRESAAEERTGAAPQVGAARAADTAHAAEAGR, from the coding sequence TTGTTTGCCGCCATCGGAGCATTCACCGCGCGGCGTCGCAAATGGGTCGTGATCGCGGCGGTCGTCTTCACGCTGTTCGCCGGCGTGTGGGGCACCGGCGTCTTCGGCTCGTTCACCGGCGGTGCCGGATTCGACGACCCGGCCAGTGAGTCGGTCGAGGCCGACAAGGTTCTCGAAGGCCCGCTGGGGCGCGAGTCCAACGACGTGATCGTCCTCTACGAGTCCAAGACCGCCGGCCAGGGCGCCGCCGAGTTCGGCAGCGCCGTCCGGTCGGCGCTCGACGGCGTCCCCCGCGAGGGCATCACCCGCCTGAGCTCCTTCTGGGACCCCGGCGCCCAGGGCGCCGACGCCTACGTGTCGCGGGACGGCACCCGCATGTACGCGACCGTGCAGTTCGCCGACGACAACGACCAGCACCAGGTCGAGGCGCTGACGAAGATCAAGACGGAGTTCGAGGCCGAGGGGGTCACCGCCCGCTTCGGCGGCGTGGCCGCGATGACGGAGCAGGTCAACGCCCTGACCGGCTCGGACATCGCCCGGGCCGAGATGCTCTCGATCCCGATCCTGCTCGTCCTGCTGGTGCTGATCTTCCGCAGCGCGGTCGCCGCGCTGCTGCCGCTGGCCGTCGGCACCTTCGTGGCACTCGGATCCTTCGTGGTGCTGCGCGTGCTGACGATGTTCACCGAGATCTCCAGCACCGTCATCAACGTCATCACGATCCTGGGCCTCGGCCTGGCCATCGACTACGCCCTCTTCCTGGTCAACCGGTTCCGCGAGGAACTGCACGCCGGCGCCGACGTGGACACCGCGGTCCGGCGCGCGACGGCCACGGCCGGGCGCACGGTCGCCTTCTCCGGGCTCGCCGTGGCCATCTCCTTCGCGGGCCTGGCCCTCTTTCCCTCGCGGTTCCTGTCCTCCATGGGCTACGCGGCCGTCGCCGTGGTCTCCTTCGCGGTCGTCGGCTCGCTGACGCTGCTCCCGGCCCTGCTGCGCTACACGGGACACCGCATCGACAAGTGGCGGGTCCCGCTGCCGGGCGGCCGGGGCAGCCGGGGCGGCGCGGCGAAGCCGCTGACGCAGGGCCGCTGGTACCGCACCGCGCACGCGGTCATGCGCAAGCCGCTGCTGTCCTCGCTGGCGATCGTCGCCGTCCTGGTCGGCCTCGGTGCGCCGCTGCTCGGCGTCAACTGGGCCCGGCCGGGCGAGTGGGTCCTGCCGTCGAACGGGGACGCGAAGGTCGTCAGCAAGACGCTGGCCGCCGACTTCGACACCAACCCCGGCCGGACCATGACCTCGGTCGTCCGCTTCGGCGGCCCGGCCGACCGCAGCGCCGTGGAGGCGTACGCGGACCGGCTGGAGGGGGTTGCGGGCGTGACGTCCGCGACGCCCACCGCCTTCGCGGGCAACGACGCGCGGGTGACGCTGCGGTACGCGCCCGACCCGATGTCCCGTGCGGCCGTGGACCTGGTGCACGGGGTCCGGGACACCGCGGCGCCGCAGGGCGCGAAGACGCTGGTGACCGGAATGCCGGCCTCCCGCGTGGACATCGTCGACATGATCGGCGGACGTCTTCCGTGGATGGCCCTGTTCGTGGCCGTCGTGTCCTTCCTGGTGCTCTTCCTGGCCTTCGGCTCGCTGCTGCTCCCGCTCAAGTCCGTGATCCTGAACCTGCTGTCGCTCCTGGCCACCTTCGGCGCCATCAAGTGGATCTTCCAGGACGGGCACCTGTCCGGGCTGCTCGGCTTCGAACCCATCGGCGCCGTGGACGCCAACTTCCCCGTGCTCGTCGTGGCGATCGCCTTCGGTCTGGCCATGGACTACGAGGTCTTCCTGCTCTCCCGGGTCCGCGAGGAATGGGAGGCCAGTGGCGACCCGGTCGAGTCGATGGCCATCGGGCTCCAGCGCACCGCGAAGATCATCACCAGTGCGGCGCTGCTGCTCGTCGTCGTGGTCGGCGGGTTCATGACCTCGTCCATCCTGTTCATGAAGATGATCGGGGTCGGTCTGGTGATCGCGGTGGTCATCGACGCGACCGTGGTCCGGGGCCTGCTCGTGCCCGCCACCATGGCCCTGATGGGCAAGTGGGCGTGGTGGGCGCCGGCGCCGCTGGCCCGCTGGTGGTCCCGCTACGGCTTCCGGGAGTCCGCCGCCGAGGAGCGTACGGGCGCTGCGCCGCAGGTCGGTGCGGCCCGCGCCGCCGACACCGCCCACGCCGCCGAGGCCGGGCGATGA
- a CDS encoding sensor histidine kinase, which produces MRTGWDWVRGPEPWTRRMLAGDLALAGVLVLIGLGVEDIDNGSAARMLASAVAVVVLTLLRRRLPVFTLVAGSVVGVYLPGAFLVAIPLGWSAGRRIVGVGRALGAFTGAFALAVVLSVFKEWSQGRAVLIVVFSALMFLAMVVMPGLASRYWSQRHTLLRALQERNAQLLRERAMVAGQARLRERQRIAQDMHDSLGHQLALISVHTGALEVDPVLTDRQREAVGVLRQASVAAMHELREVVGILRDGVEAPLPVEEAQPAARGVAGIAGIVESARSAGTDVRLTTAGRPRPLVAACDHAAYRIAQEALTNAYKHAPGAPITVELRYEDDSLVVEIANGPAAGPGAGEVVSGGQGLTGLRERARLVGGMVYAGTVEGGGFRVAGVLPYGTEPAGAEEAGPGAVADDFGQQVQARTLSGSAGPVDWDAVDRKLLNGSRVGGVTLGCGIAVAAVVVLLIVIGAAVALLVGSVSDATVGRAEYDEIQVGEAESAVRSRLPSGDSILTEGLDRKGPPRPQGATCLAFLAEGGGDWDSDSVFRFCFKDGKLVEKQAYEAKQ; this is translated from the coding sequence ATGCGTACGGGATGGGACTGGGTGAGGGGGCCCGAGCCCTGGACCCGGCGGATGCTGGCGGGGGACCTGGCGCTGGCCGGGGTGCTCGTGCTGATCGGGCTCGGGGTCGAGGACATCGACAACGGCTCCGCCGCGCGGATGCTGGCCAGTGCCGTGGCCGTGGTGGTGCTGACCCTGCTGCGGCGGCGGCTGCCGGTGTTCACGCTGGTGGCCGGCTCGGTGGTGGGGGTCTACCTGCCCGGGGCCTTCCTCGTGGCGATCCCCCTCGGCTGGTCGGCGGGGCGGCGCATCGTCGGCGTCGGACGGGCGCTCGGCGCCTTCACCGGGGCCTTCGCCCTGGCCGTCGTCCTCAGCGTGTTCAAGGAGTGGTCGCAGGGCCGCGCGGTGCTGATCGTCGTCTTCAGCGCGCTGATGTTCCTGGCCATGGTGGTCATGCCCGGTCTGGCCAGCCGCTACTGGTCCCAGCGCCACACGCTGCTGCGCGCCCTCCAGGAGCGCAACGCCCAGCTGCTGCGCGAGCGGGCGATGGTCGCGGGCCAGGCCCGGCTGCGCGAACGCCAGCGCATCGCCCAGGACATGCACGACAGCCTCGGCCACCAGCTCGCGCTGATCTCGGTGCACACCGGTGCCCTGGAGGTCGATCCGGTCCTCACCGACCGGCAGCGCGAGGCGGTGGGCGTCCTGCGCCAGGCCTCGGTCGCGGCCATGCACGAGCTGCGCGAGGTAGTCGGCATCCTGCGGGACGGGGTGGAGGCGCCGCTGCCGGTCGAGGAGGCGCAGCCCGCCGCGCGCGGGGTGGCGGGCATCGCCGGGATCGTGGAGTCGGCGCGGAGCGCGGGGACGGACGTACGGCTCACCACTGCGGGGCGGCCCAGGCCGCTGGTCGCGGCGTGCGACCACGCGGCGTACCGGATCGCGCAGGAGGCGCTGACCAACGCCTACAAGCACGCGCCGGGCGCGCCCATCACGGTGGAACTGCGGTACGAGGACGACTCCCTGGTGGTGGAGATCGCCAACGGCCCGGCGGCCGGCCCGGGCGCCGGTGAGGTGGTGTCCGGCGGGCAGGGGCTGACCGGGCTGCGCGAACGGGCCCGGCTGGTCGGCGGCATGGTCTACGCGGGGACCGTGGAGGGCGGCGGGTTCCGGGTGGCCGGGGTGCTCCCGTACGGGACCGAGCCGGCCGGGGCCGAGGAGGCGGGGCCGGGCGCGGTCGCCGACGACTTCGGACAGCAGGTGCAGGCCAGGACCCTGAGCGGAAGCGCCGGGCCGGTCGACTGGGACGCGGTCGACCGCAAGCTGCTGAACGGAAGTCGCGTCGGGGGCGTGACGCTGGGCTGCGGGATCGCGGTCGCGGCCGTGGTGGTGCTGCTGATCGTGATCGGGGCCGCGGTGGCGCTGCTGGTGGGCTCGGTGAGCGACGCGACGGTCGGCCGGGCCGAGTACGACGAGATCCAGGTGGGCGAGGCGGAGAGCGCGGTACGGTCGCGGCTGCCCAGCGGCGACAGCATCCTGACCGAGGGACTCGACCGGAAGGGGCCGCCGCGCCCGCAGGGCGCCACCTGTCTGGCCTTCCTCGCGGAGGGCGGCGGCGACTGGGACAGCGACAGCGTTTTCCGGTTCTGCTTCAAGGACGGCAAGCTCGTCGAGAAGCAGGCGTACGAGGCCAAGCAGTAG
- a CDS encoding response regulator transcription factor, translating to MIRVVIADDEPLIRAGIRMILTSAADIEVVAEAANGREAVELARAHGPDVVLLDIQMPVMDGLTALTELGRAAPEVRALILTTFGEKENVLRALSGGGAGFLLKDSAPGELIGAVRAAAAGDAYLSPAATRHVVDQIASGRTAGRDEQARRRVAELSERERGVLALLGEGLSNADAGRRLHMSEATVKTYVSRILAKLECENRVQAALLARDAGL from the coding sequence GTGATCCGTGTGGTGATCGCTGATGACGAACCGCTGATCCGGGCCGGGATCAGGATGATCCTGACCTCGGCGGCGGACATCGAGGTCGTCGCCGAGGCGGCGAACGGCCGGGAGGCGGTGGAACTGGCGCGGGCGCACGGCCCGGACGTGGTGCTGCTGGACATCCAGATGCCGGTCATGGACGGGCTGACGGCGCTGACCGAGCTCGGCCGGGCGGCCCCCGAGGTGCGGGCGCTGATCCTGACCACCTTCGGGGAGAAGGAGAACGTGCTGCGGGCGCTGAGCGGCGGCGGAGCGGGGTTCCTGCTGAAGGACTCGGCGCCCGGCGAACTCATCGGCGCCGTACGCGCGGCCGCGGCGGGGGACGCCTACCTGTCCCCGGCGGCGACCCGGCACGTGGTGGACCAGATCGCGTCGGGCCGGACGGCCGGCCGTGACGAGCAGGCGCGCCGCCGGGTGGCCGAACTGAGCGAGCGCGAGCGCGGGGTGCTGGCGCTGCTGGGGGAGGGGCTGTCGAACGCGGACGCGGGGCGGCGGCTGCACATGAGCGAGGCCACGGTGAAGACGTACGTGAGCCGGATCCTGGCGAAGCTGGAATGCGAGAACCGGGTGCAGGCGGCCCTGCTGGCCAGGGACGCCGGGCTGTAG
- a CDS encoding 4'-phosphopantetheinyl transferase superfamily protein, whose amino-acid sequence MSIRIWTVPTADAAAWAPYEEAYAVMDSRERQRLDRFGRATDRLRYLAVHHVYRSLLGRELGIHPAEVAFRRSCARCASPEHGRPVPYGPDGTTLSVSLSHSAAYAVVAIGDSPDVPVGVDIERVRPHMDWSRIPCVQGVRTTHGFEQWTRAEALVKAAGTGLEADPPRYTGHAFGPWRAALVPGSARDWYVRSIRSPEGYAASVASASADATVTVAQWRP is encoded by the coding sequence GTGAGCATCCGGATCTGGACCGTCCCCACCGCGGACGCGGCGGCCTGGGCCCCGTACGAAGAGGCGTACGCGGTGATGGACTCCCGGGAGCGGCAGCGGCTGGACCGCTTCGGCCGCGCGACCGACCGGCTGCGCTACCTGGCCGTCCACCACGTCTACCGGAGCCTGCTCGGACGGGAACTGGGCATCCACCCGGCCGAGGTGGCCTTCCGCCGGTCCTGCGCCCGCTGCGCGAGCCCGGAGCACGGCCGGCCGGTGCCCTACGGACCGGACGGGACCACCCTGTCGGTCAGCCTGTCCCATTCGGCGGCGTACGCGGTCGTCGCGATCGGCGACAGCCCGGACGTCCCGGTCGGAGTGGACATCGAGCGGGTGCGGCCGCACATGGACTGGAGCCGCATCCCGTGCGTCCAGGGCGTGCGCACCACCCACGGCTTCGAGCAGTGGACGCGGGCCGAGGCGCTGGTGAAGGCCGCGGGCACCGGCCTGGAGGCCGACCCGCCCCGCTACACCGGCCACGCCTTCGGGCCGTGGCGCGCCGCGCTCGTACCGGGCTCGGCCCGGGACTGGTACGTGCGCAGCATCCGCTCCCCCGAGGGGTACGCCGCTTCGGTGGCGTCCGCGAGCGCGGACGCGACCGTCACCGTCGCGCAGTGGCGGCCCTGA
- a CDS encoding sensor histidine kinase, with the protein MEDGAEEPLDTHLIAKTRRLSGARISQGIAPIHSVRAGALLFQVATSHLIRIASARPEDQRCLMKMLPVLQSSITQRLEAGSTGHDLFLLDVVRDATRHGRDGMAREIHDRIGSSASLALRQLELYELTRQPSGTDPRLEALKQAILETLYTTRDIVTDLRTRAEATQSLYVSLSAFVSAMAMDDVQVDIHVADPGDLLPDELTEDLYLMLRECLRNAFTHARSARIDMEVRVEAGRVDASVRDDGTGFDPHAHRRGNGLSSLTERTKLLGGRLTIDSAPGQGTAIALSIPFDTENHAHAN; encoded by the coding sequence ATGGAAGACGGAGCCGAGGAACCACTCGACACCCATCTCATCGCGAAGACCCGAAGGCTCAGCGGCGCCCGCATCTCGCAGGGAATCGCACCCATCCATTCAGTGCGCGCCGGGGCCCTGCTCTTCCAGGTCGCCACGAGCCACCTCATCCGGATCGCCTCGGCCCGGCCCGAGGACCAGCGCTGCCTGATGAAGATGCTGCCCGTACTGCAGTCATCGATCACCCAACGGCTCGAAGCCGGCTCCACCGGGCACGACCTCTTCCTGCTGGACGTCGTACGCGATGCCACCCGGCACGGCCGTGACGGCATGGCCCGCGAGATCCACGACCGCATCGGCAGCTCCGCGAGCCTGGCCCTGCGCCAGCTGGAGCTCTACGAGCTCACCCGGCAGCCGTCGGGAACGGACCCCAGGCTCGAGGCCCTGAAGCAGGCCATCCTGGAGACGCTCTACACCACGCGGGACATCGTGACGGACCTGCGGACCCGGGCGGAAGCCACCCAGTCCCTCTACGTCTCGCTCTCGGCCTTCGTCTCCGCCATGGCGATGGACGACGTACAGGTCGACATCCACGTGGCCGATCCGGGCGACCTGCTGCCGGACGAACTCACCGAAGACCTCTACCTGATGCTCCGCGAATGCCTGCGCAACGCCTTCACCCACGCCCGTTCCGCGCGGATCGACATGGAGGTCCGCGTCGAGGCGGGCCGGGTCGACGCATCGGTACGCGACGACGGCACGGGCTTCGACCCGCACGCCCACCGGCGGGGAAACGGGCTGTCGTCCCTGACAGAGCGCACCAAACTGCTGGGCGGCCGGCTCACCATCGACAGCGCTCCGGGGCAAGGGACGGCGATCGCCCTGTCCATCCCCTTCGACACGGAGAACCATGCACACGCCAATTGA
- a CDS encoding MerR family transcriptional regulator — protein sequence MQLPELSAEIRIPLRVLQLYVRMGLLPALPAYDESHVRRAVLVRTLLEVGGLSYSSARRVVRKIDMSPPPIGELCGTIQYALPAAGSEAQDQNWDRARERVQALALARNWRVSPENPAWQTLTQTLVAVEWLGHDDLLRLLDTYADALEPVVAAEVRLLHEQPDPESAAAHMVTGTVLGDVAFSALRRLIHEHASSQEPSECP from the coding sequence GTGCAGCTACCGGAACTGAGCGCCGAGATCCGCATACCCCTCCGTGTCCTCCAGCTGTACGTACGCATGGGACTGCTCCCCGCTCTTCCCGCGTACGACGAGTCCCATGTCCGTAGAGCCGTATTGGTCAGAACGCTGCTGGAGGTCGGCGGTCTTTCGTATTCCTCCGCCCGCCGCGTCGTGCGGAAGATAGACATGTCGCCGCCGCCGATCGGCGAACTGTGCGGCACCATCCAGTACGCCCTGCCCGCGGCCGGCTCGGAGGCGCAGGACCAGAATTGGGACCGGGCCCGGGAGCGTGTTCAGGCACTGGCCCTGGCGCGGAACTGGCGGGTGAGTCCGGAGAATCCGGCGTGGCAGACCTTGACGCAGACTCTCGTCGCGGTGGAGTGGCTCGGACACGACGACCTGCTGCGCCTCCTGGACACTTATGCGGACGCCTTGGAACCGGTTGTGGCCGCCGAGGTCCGTCTCCTGCACGAACAGCCCGACCCGGAGAGTGCGGCCGCGCACATGGTGACGGGAACCGTTCTCGGGGACGTCGCATTTTCCGCGCTACGCCGTCTTATCCACGAGCACGCTTCCTCCCAAGAACCGTCTGAATGTCCGTAA
- a CDS encoding UbiA family prenyltransferase, which translates to MQAIFLMRFLLAATAGATSYLTLPPALFGGAGVWLMAATSVYLFNGVTDVDEDRANGSTRPIGRGALSPADARRTAHVMAAVALAGGAWIGPAMLTATACMLLLGFVYSAPGIALKTSTPGTMATVIGSGALTYAAGIVCSGSPVSPSLIAFCTAMCLWMGLVGAVTKDFSDAAGDARHGRRNWTVLWGYARTAAVVSLSAVTVAAGLLVCALVLDAPQLLVPAFVLLGGALALAAAALTGRSDDSRSRRRLPYRMFMVTQYAAHLVAFAQPIG; encoded by the coding sequence GTGCAGGCCATATTCCTGATGCGTTTCCTGCTGGCCGCCACGGCCGGCGCCACGTCCTATCTGACGCTGCCCCCCGCCCTGTTCGGCGGGGCCGGCGTCTGGCTGATGGCCGCGACGTCCGTCTACCTCTTCAACGGGGTGACGGACGTCGACGAGGACCGGGCCAACGGCTCCACCCGCCCCATCGGCCGCGGCGCGCTGTCGCCCGCCGACGCCCGTCGCACCGCACACGTGATGGCCGCCGTGGCGCTGGCCGGCGGTGCGTGGATCGGCCCCGCGATGCTCACGGCGACCGCGTGCATGCTGCTCCTCGGCTTCGTCTACTCCGCTCCCGGCATCGCCCTCAAGACCAGCACCCCCGGCACCATGGCCACCGTGATCGGCAGCGGCGCCCTCACCTACGCCGCCGGCATCGTGTGTTCCGGGAGCCCCGTCTCGCCGTCGCTGATCGCGTTCTGCACCGCGATGTGCCTGTGGATGGGACTGGTCGGGGCCGTCACGAAGGACTTCTCCGACGCCGCGGGCGACGCCCGGCACGGCCGGCGCAACTGGACGGTCCTGTGGGGGTACGCGAGGACGGCCGCCGTCGTCTCGCTGAGCGCCGTGACGGTCGCAGCGGGGCTGCTGGTCTGCGCCCTCGTCCTGGACGCACCGCAGCTGCTGGTCCCCGCCTTCGTCCTGCTGGGCGGGGCACTGGCGCTGGCGGCCGCGGCGCTCACCGGGCGGTCGGACGACTCGCGCTCCCGGCGCAGGCTGCCCTACCGGATGTTCATGGTCACGCAGTACGCGGCGCATCTCGTCGCATTCGCCCAGCCCATCGGCTGA